A single Longimicrobiales bacterium DNA region contains:
- a CDS encoding putative glycolipid-binding domain-containing protein, with the protein DGLTDIDLAFTPATNTLPIRRLGLKTGEAAATDAVWVRFPELTIERLPQRYAHIEDHTYRYESRGGSFTADLIVDGQGVVITYGDIWERVVP; encoded by the coding sequence CGACGGGCTCACGGACATCGACCTCGCGTTCACACCGGCGACGAACACGCTGCCGATCCGGCGGCTCGGGTTGAAGACCGGTGAGGCTGCAGCGACGGACGCCGTGTGGGTGCGGTTCCCCGAGCTGACGATTGAACGACTTCCGCAGCGTTACGCGCATATCGAGGATCACACCTACAGGTACGAGAGCCGGGGCGGATCGTTCACTGCGGACCTGATAGTGGATGGCCAGGGCGTCGTGATCACGTACGGCGACATCTGGGAGCGTGTAGTCCCCTGA